Below is a genomic region from Chromatiales bacterium 21-64-14.
CCAGAACTAGCGCCCGGAAACGCCGTGTGGAAGCGCGGCGAACATGCTGTGGCGCGCGCACTGAAACTGATCGACATGGGCGTGTTGACCGAGCATTCGCTGGATGAGCTTGCGACGCGCGTGGGCGTGAGCGCACGGCAATTGAGGCGGTTGTTCGTGGAATACCTGGGCGTGCCACCGATCAGCGTGCACACGACAAACCGCCTGCTGTTTGCCAAACAACTCCTGACCGAGACCGCGATGCCGATAACCGACGTGGCACTGGCTGCCGGTTTCCGCAGCGTTCGCCGGTTCAACGCCGCATTCTCTCAAGCAAACCGGATGCCACCGCGCGAACTTCGTCGGAAGCCTCGCGCGAATGTCAGCGATGCGCTGGTGCTGCGGCTCGCTTACCGACCACCGTACGACTTCAACGCTCTTCTCGCGTTTCTGCGCATCCGCGCGCTACCGGGCGTTGAGCGGATCGATGAACATGCTTATGCGCGTGTGTTCGGCACGGGTGCCGCGCCGGGCTGGCTGCGGCTGAGCGCTTGGCCGGGAAACGAACACGCACTCAAGTTGGAACTCCACGGGGCCAAACCTACGCAGATGTTGCCCGTGATAACGCGGCTGAGAAAAATGTTCGACCTGGACGCGGATCCACAAATGATTGCCGCGACACTAGGACGCGAAGGCGTGCTGAAACCGCTGTTGCGCAAGCACCCCGGCCTGCGTCTGCCCGGCGGCTGGGACGGCTTCGAGATTGCGGTGCGCGCGGTACTCGGTCAGCAAGTGAGCGTGGCCGCCGCCCGCACGTTGGCTACACGCATGGCACAGCGTTTTGGAGAACCGCTCGCCCCGCCCGCGATCCCAGGATTGCAACGACTATTTCCCACGCCTGAACAATTGGCCGACGCGGACCTGCGCCCGCTCGGGGTGACCGCGGCACGGGCAGCGACGATCCGTGCGGTGGCGCGCGGGCTTCTTGATGGCAAGCTGGAATTTCGCAGCGAACAGCCGTTGGAAGAATTCGTTGCGCGCTGGATAGCGCTTCCGGGTATCGGCGCGTGGACGGCACACTACGTCGCGCTGCGGGCTTTGAGCCATCCCGATGCGTTCCCTGCTGCGGATCTGATCCTACGCCGTGCGGCCGCCGGTGGAGGCGCGGAACTGAGCACGAAGGCGCTGGAAGTCCTGGCCAACACATGGCGGCCATGGCGTGCGTATGCGGCGATACATCTGTGGCGCAGCTCGGCAGATGCCGTCTCGATCTCTAAGACACCACGAACCGCCCGGCGGAGGTGCCCATGACACACAGCACGATCTACTATGATGACATGCCGAGCCCCGTTGGTTCGCTGCGACTAGTAGCTGACGCGTTTGGATTGCGCGGCATCTGGTTCGAGCAGGAACGGCATCCGAAGGTACTGCCGGCACACGCAGTCCACTCGGCCGACGGGGTCGCGTTTGCTCGCGTCCAGCTGCACCAGTATTTCGCCGGCGAACGGCGGCAGTTCGATTTTCCGCTGCATCCGCTCGGTACGCCGTTCCAGCTCGCCGTATGGCAGGAACTGGCGCGGATTCCCTACGGGGTGACGATCCATTATGGCGAACTGGCGCGGCGGATAGGGCAACCGCGGGCGGCGCGTGCGGTCGGCGCCGTGAACGGCCGCAACCCGCTGCCGATCGTACTGCCGTGCCATCGCGTAATGGGCAGCAACGGCTCCCTGAGCGGCTTCGCCGGCGGGCTGCCGATTAAGCGATTTCTGTTGGATCTGGAACACGCGTTGCCGGTAGAGAACCTGTTCCGTCCGTGACCGAGGCTCTCGAGGCAACCAATGGGGTGCAATCAGTGGGGCAAGTTTGCGATAACTATTCCACCGGTTCGAGCAGATCCGAGCCCGTGAGGACAGTGAAGAATCCATAGGCGCCACAGTTCGCGGCACGGCGGCGAAGCTGTTGCGGTTGATACGCGCACACGCGGCCAGTAGGATACAAGGGGGCTGGCCCCGGCCGTGCCCCGGCCGTGATCCGGGGTGTCTCGCAACCCCTACCTTGATCACATCCAGCCAAGTTTTTATGCTTAAACGCAATTGCTTACAAGTAAGCGCCATTCAGGTCATACCCCCGTCCTCCCAGAAGCGCCAAGAATTCCCAGCAATACCCTGCACCGCTAACCGTGCCCAACGGGACGGCGTCGCTAATGCACTACTGGCCGTGATCAGGCCGCTAGGCACTCGAAATGTCGTATCAATTGGCCACACCCGATTGATTCGCAGGAGTGCTTGGGCATATCGATCAAATCGCGCAATTGCTTCCCAGCCCCGGCCTGACGCGTCAAGGCGATCCGCCGCCCTTGTGTTTAGCCCAGTTACTCCAAGGCGGCGGATCTTCCCTAGTAGTAAGCACAGGTCGGCCCATCCGGCCCCACCCCCAGCTCTTTCGCGACCCCTCAGCCGGCGCCCGCCCCAGTACCGCCATGATGCTGTTGCCAGCGGGCTACCCGCATGCGCTGCTCCGGTGTCAGGACCCTATAGATGCGGTGTATGGTTTCCATGCGCATGGCGATCAACGCGCCCATGGTTTTGGCTTGGGCCTCGGCCAGTGCCAGTACCTGTTCGGCACGATATGGCTCACTGAGCGCTGCGGCACGCAGCGCATCGCGGCCCTTGCGCAGTTCCTTGAACTTCTCGCGTAGAGCCGGTTCCTGGGCGTAGCGGATCTTGAAGATCTTGTCGCGTTGCGCATCACTCAGGTCGAGCTGACGCAGCATATATCCGAACGCGGCGCCGCGGTGCCTGAATCCGCCGTCGCGATGGGCATGACGCTCGAAACCCGCGTGACCGCAGTGCGGATCGCCAATGGCGGTGGCCATACCCGCCGCGGAGAGGGCCAGGACGCTGCCCGCCAGTACCGTCGTCAGTACAATGTTGCGTTTCTTCATAGGTGTTACCTCTATTGTGGCCATTGCGTCGATGAGGGATATATTCCGGTTCGGGCCGCATATCGGTCCGGCGTGCCCCTCGGCTACTCGTATGAACCGTTAATTTCCATATCCTTCGCAAACTATCTGGATCCTGGTGTGCCATTGTGCCGGCCCGCATCAAGCAAAAAGCATGATGGGAGGAGTATGGCGGCGCCGTCTGCAAGTAACGGTCAAAGCCGGGTAAGACCGTGTAAAGGTGTGTAAAATCGGAACTCTATCGGGGCCGTTGTGGCACGATCCGGATGGGCGGTGATGAAGGACCGACGACTACTATGAGCCGGGTGCTGTTGATCGACGACGACGTGGAGCTGTGCCAGATGCTCGTGGAGTATCTGGAACCCGAAGGCTTCCGCGTGGATATGACGCACGACGGCGAAGCGGGCGCGCGTCGCGCACGTGAGGGCCACTACGACGTCGTTGTGCTGGATATCATGTTGCCGAATGTCAACGGACTGGAAGCGTTACAGCGTATTCGTAACAGTGGGCATACGCCGGTCTTGATGCTCACGGCAAAAGGTGACGATGTCGACCGGATTGTGGGACTCGAACTCGGCGCCGACGACTATTTAGCCAAGCCGTGCAACCCACGGGAACTGGTGGCGCGTCTGCGCGCTATTTTACGGCGCACTGGTCTACCATCGGTCGGCAATGGCGAAGTGACCCGCATCGGTGCCCTTACCCTGCGCCCTGCCGAGCGAGTCGCACAGTGGCGGGGTCAGACGCTGGATTTGACCAGCACCGAGTTCAACCTGCTCGCGGTATTGGTCCGGGAGGCAGGCCACACGGTGGGAAAAGCGCAGCTCTCCGCCCAGGCCATGGGGCGGGCGCTAGCGCGCTACGATCGCAGCATCGACATGCACTTGAGTAATTTGCGGCATAAACTCGGCACCCTAGCCGACGGCCGCAGCCCAATCCAGACCGTGCGCGGAATGGGCTACCAGTACATCGTGGAGTGAGCCCGTGGGGCGACTGTTCTGGAAAATTTTCCTGGGATTCTGGCTAACGTTGGTGTTCATGGGTGGTGGCGTCGGCTTGTTGGTATACGTGCATAACCAGCAGCGCGTGGCGGAGTTCAACGATCTTGCCGCAGGCCCATGGGCGGCGCGAAACGTGGTGTCGGTCGCTACAGCGTTGCAATACGGCGGCCTCGCGGCGTTACACGACCTCACACGGCAATGGCCTGGCTTGAGTCCCCTGCCGGTTCTGGTGGTCAGCGATGATGGGCGCGATGCGCTCGGTCGTCCAGTACCCCAACGGGCACTGGCGCGCGCGCGCGCGGCGCTCGCCGATGCAGCGCCGCAAGCAGGTG
It encodes:
- a CDS encoding cysteine methyltransferase produces the protein MTHSTIYYDDMPSPVGSLRLVADAFGLRGIWFEQERHPKVLPAHAVHSADGVAFARVQLHQYFAGERRQFDFPLHPLGTPFQLAVWQELARIPYGVTIHYGELARRIGQPRAARAVGAVNGRNPLPIVLPCHRVMGSNGSLSGFAGGLPIKRFLLDLEHALPVENLFRP
- a CDS encoding DNA-binding response regulator, which gives rise to MSRVLLIDDDVELCQMLVEYLEPEGFRVDMTHDGEAGARRAREGHYDVVVLDIMLPNVNGLEALQRIRNSGHTPVLMLTAKGDDVDRIVGLELGADDYLAKPCNPRELVARLRAILRRTGLPSVGNGEVTRIGALTLRPAERVAQWRGQTLDLTSTEFNLLAVLVREAGHTVGKAQLSAQAMGRALARYDRSIDMHLSNLRHKLGTLADGRSPIQTVRGMGYQYIVE
- a CDS encoding DNA methylase produces the protein MTELHTHPLLDYRVCEQARLSRDARFDGLFFTGVVSTRIYCRPVCPAPPPKPQNVRYYTNAAAAEAAGFRPCLRCRPELAPGNAVWKRGEHAVARALKLIDMGVLTEHSLDELATRVGVSARQLRRLFVEYLGVPPISVHTTNRLLFAKQLLTETAMPITDVALAAGFRSVRRFNAAFSQANRMPPRELRRKPRANVSDALVLRLAYRPPYDFNALLAFLRIRALPGVERIDEHAYARVFGTGAAPGWLRLSAWPGNEHALKLELHGAKPTQMLPVITRLRKMFDLDADPQMIAATLGREGVLKPLLRKHPGLRLPGGWDGFEIAVRAVLGQQVSVAAARTLATRMAQRFGEPLAPPAIPGLQRLFPTPEQLADADLRPLGVTAARAATIRAVARGLLDGKLEFRSEQPLEEFVARWIALPGIGAWTAHYVALRALSHPDAFPAADLILRRAAAGGGAELSTKALEVLANTWRPWRAYAAIHLWRSSADAVSISKTPRTARRRCP